From a region of the Theobroma cacao cultivar B97-61/B2 chromosome 8, Criollo_cocoa_genome_V2, whole genome shotgun sequence genome:
- the LOC18592772 gene encoding uncharacterized protein LOC18592772 isoform X3, with translation MEEEKKRWSVTYTKHIKQKRKVYQDGFLDLHISTSKLMLYDDSEKLLECRMLRKDEVVSPAQTLSFSAYHVDVGLLHGSHFSSDAGINSNKARPIDLSPSQKIIREFKKTELRKYGAPQTSPTTMKTSVTEWQVLYTTQLTQKSKRYHDGFLRVSVCGSLGRQVVLFDEHRKLLESSFLKRDVVIRSGESIPLDAHLVEICECKGNDSSNDAKLGIRHEQKQQSESDGAFGKEWQVMYTTQVTQKAKKYHDGFLQLTNSGTLQRQIMLYDGSKKLISSRFLKKDEVIQSGESIAFDAHLVEIGEPEGNYQGLMDSDVRVSNSNIAGKTGLMHRVQNCLKTNKSFLKGQPQKSACARGYADPSYSSSNIDETKLSENVSANKPLRDAIQILSILQKPIMQDSIATVSMDRNIMNPVPKEPQSSDSTRNIPECSQPQRVPIANHGSSEKLDKRESTECINIQKFPHLYPKAVTS, from the exons AtggaagaagagaagaagagaTGGAGCGTGACTTACACCAAGCACATCAAACAGAAGCGGAAAGTTTATCAAGACGGTTTCCTAGATCTTCACATTTCAACCAGCAAG CTGATGCTTTACGATGACTCCGAGAAGCTTCTGGAGTGCAGGATGCTGAGAAAAGATGAAGTTGTTAGCCCTGCCCAAACACTCTCTTTCTCTGCCTATCATGTGGACGTTGGCCTCCTCCACGGATCTCATTTTAGTTCTG ATGCTGGAATAAATAGCAACAAAGCAAGGCCAATCGATCTCAGCCCATCGCAAAAAATAATCAGAG AGTTCAAGAAGACTGAACTACGGAAATATGGAGCTCCACAAACTAGTCCAACTACAATGAAAACTAGTGTGACAG AATGGCAGGTCCTGTACACTACACAGCTAACTCAAAAATCAAAGAGGTATCATGATGGTTTCTTACGAGTCTCAGTTTGTGGATCTCTTGGGAGGCAG GTCGTGTTGTTTGATGAACACAGAAAACTCTTAGAAAGCAGCTTTCTCAAGAGAGATGTAGTAATAAGATCTGGAGAATCAATACCTTTAGATGCTCATTTGGTTGAGATTTGTGAATGCAAAGGAAATGATAGCAGTAATGATGCGAAACTAGGAATAAGGCATGAGCAGAAGCAACAATCTGAAAGTGATGGAGCTTTTGGAAAAG aaTGGCAGGTCATGTACACTACACAAGTTACTCAAAAAGCCAAGAAGTACCATGATGGTTTCTTACAACTCACAAATTCTGGAACCCTGCAGAGGCAG ATTATGTTATATGATGGAAGCAAGAAACTAATAAGTAGCAGATTCCTCAAGAAAGACGAAGTAATACAATCCGGTGAATCAATAGCATTTGATGCTCATTTGGTTGAGATTGGAGAACCTGAAGGAAACTATCAAGGCCTTATGGACTCAGATGTCCGTGTAAGCAATTCCAATATTGCTGGAAAAACAGGGCTGATGCACAGAGTGCAGAATTGTCTTAAAACCAATAAATCCTTTTTGAAAG GACAACCTCAAAAAAGTGCTTGTGCAAGGGGATATGCAGATCCAAGTTATAGCAGCTCAAACATTGATGAGACAAAATTAAGTGAGAATGTATCTGCAAACAAGCCTTTACGTGATG CTATTCAAATCCTGTCCATCCTCCAAAAACCTATTATGCAAGACAGCATTGCCACGGTGTCTATGGATAGGAACATCATGAATCCAGTTCCTAAGGAGCCTCAGAGTTCAGATTCTACTAGAAATATTCCTGAATGTAGTCAACCACAAAGGGTACCAATAGCAAATCATGGATCAAGTGAAAAACTGGATAAGAGGGAGTCAACTGAATGCATAAACATCCAAAAGTTCCCTCATCTCTATCCCAAAG CTGTAACTTCCTGA
- the LOC18592772 gene encoding uncharacterized protein LOC18592772 isoform X2, whose translation MEEEKKRWSVTYTKHIKQKRKVYQDGFLDLHISTSKLMLYDDSEKLLECRMLRKDEVVSPAQTLSFSAYHVDVGLLHGSHFSSDAGINSNKARPIDLSPSQKIIREFKKTELRKYGAPQTSPTTMKTSVTEWQVLYTTQLTQKSKRYHDGFLRVSVCGSLGRQVVLFDEHRKLLESSFLKRDVVIRSGESIPLDAHLVEICECKGNDSSNDAKLGIRHEQKQQSESDGAFGKEWQVMYTTQVTQKAKKYHDGFLQLTNSGTLQRQIMLYDGSKKLISSRFLKKDEVIQSGESIAFDAHLVEIGEPEGNYQGLMDSDVRVSNSNIAGKTGLMHRVQNCLKTNKSFLKGQPQKSACARGYADPSYSSSNIDETKLSENVSANKPLRDAIQILSILQKPIMQDSIATVSMDRNIMNPVPKEPQSSDSTRNIPECSQPQRVPIANHGSSEKLDKRESTECINIQKFPHLYPKAKSSCSGSKSPKNSEVGNTHETDSDNLESAVGCSSPIIHTCQETVDITKNSVEVKISREAGSISALSV comes from the exons AtggaagaagagaagaagagaTGGAGCGTGACTTACACCAAGCACATCAAACAGAAGCGGAAAGTTTATCAAGACGGTTTCCTAGATCTTCACATTTCAACCAGCAAG CTGATGCTTTACGATGACTCCGAGAAGCTTCTGGAGTGCAGGATGCTGAGAAAAGATGAAGTTGTTAGCCCTGCCCAAACACTCTCTTTCTCTGCCTATCATGTGGACGTTGGCCTCCTCCACGGATCTCATTTTAGTTCTG ATGCTGGAATAAATAGCAACAAAGCAAGGCCAATCGATCTCAGCCCATCGCAAAAAATAATCAGAG AGTTCAAGAAGACTGAACTACGGAAATATGGAGCTCCACAAACTAGTCCAACTACAATGAAAACTAGTGTGACAG AATGGCAGGTCCTGTACACTACACAGCTAACTCAAAAATCAAAGAGGTATCATGATGGTTTCTTACGAGTCTCAGTTTGTGGATCTCTTGGGAGGCAG GTCGTGTTGTTTGATGAACACAGAAAACTCTTAGAAAGCAGCTTTCTCAAGAGAGATGTAGTAATAAGATCTGGAGAATCAATACCTTTAGATGCTCATTTGGTTGAGATTTGTGAATGCAAAGGAAATGATAGCAGTAATGATGCGAAACTAGGAATAAGGCATGAGCAGAAGCAACAATCTGAAAGTGATGGAGCTTTTGGAAAAG aaTGGCAGGTCATGTACACTACACAAGTTACTCAAAAAGCCAAGAAGTACCATGATGGTTTCTTACAACTCACAAATTCTGGAACCCTGCAGAGGCAG ATTATGTTATATGATGGAAGCAAGAAACTAATAAGTAGCAGATTCCTCAAGAAAGACGAAGTAATACAATCCGGTGAATCAATAGCATTTGATGCTCATTTGGTTGAGATTGGAGAACCTGAAGGAAACTATCAAGGCCTTATGGACTCAGATGTCCGTGTAAGCAATTCCAATATTGCTGGAAAAACAGGGCTGATGCACAGAGTGCAGAATTGTCTTAAAACCAATAAATCCTTTTTGAAAG GACAACCTCAAAAAAGTGCTTGTGCAAGGGGATATGCAGATCCAAGTTATAGCAGCTCAAACATTGATGAGACAAAATTAAGTGAGAATGTATCTGCAAACAAGCCTTTACGTGATG CTATTCAAATCCTGTCCATCCTCCAAAAACCTATTATGCAAGACAGCATTGCCACGGTGTCTATGGATAGGAACATCATGAATCCAGTTCCTAAGGAGCCTCAGAGTTCAGATTCTACTAGAAATATTCCTGAATGTAGTCAACCACAAAGGGTACCAATAGCAAATCATGGATCAAGTGAAAAACTGGATAAGAGGGAGTCAACTGAATGCATAAACATCCAAAAGTTCCCTCATCTCTATCCCAAAG CAAAATCCAGTTGTAGTGGCAGTAAATCCCCCAAGAACAGTGAAGTTGGAAACACACATGAG ACTGACTCAGACAATTTGGAATCAGCTGTTGGTTGCTCAAGTCCAATTATCCATACTTGTCAGGAGACAGTTGATATAACGAAGAATTCTGTTGAAGTCAAGATTTCAAGGGAAGCAG GTTCAATTTCAGCACTTTCAGTTTGA
- the LOC18592772 gene encoding uncharacterized protein LOC18592772 isoform X1 gives MEEEKKRWSVTYTKHIKQKRKVYQDGFLDLHISTSKLMLYDDSEKLLECRMLRKDEVVSPAQTLSFSAYHVDVGLLHGSHFSSDAGINSNKARPIDLSPSQKIIREFKKTELRKYGAPQTSPTTMKTSVTEWQVLYTTQLTQKSKRYHDGFLRVSVCGSLGRQVVLFDEHRKLLESSFLKRDVVIRSGESIPLDAHLVEICECKGNDSSNDAKLGIRHEQKQQSESDGAFGKEWQVMYTTQVTQKAKKYHDGFLQLTNSGTLQRQIMLYDGSKKLISSRFLKKDEVIQSGESIAFDAHLVEIGEPEGNYQGLMDSDVRVSNSNIAGKTGLMHRVQNCLKTNKSFLKGQPQKSACARGYADPSYSSSNIDETKLSENVSANKPLRDAIQILSILQKPIMQDSIATVSMDRNIMNPVPKEPQSSDSTRNIPECSQPQRVPIANHGSSEKLDKRESTECINIQKFPHLYPKAKSSCSGSKSPKNSEVGNTHETDSDNLESAVGCSSPIIHTCQETVDITKNSVEVKISREAGKCPSFKLGFD, from the exons AtggaagaagagaagaagagaTGGAGCGTGACTTACACCAAGCACATCAAACAGAAGCGGAAAGTTTATCAAGACGGTTTCCTAGATCTTCACATTTCAACCAGCAAG CTGATGCTTTACGATGACTCCGAGAAGCTTCTGGAGTGCAGGATGCTGAGAAAAGATGAAGTTGTTAGCCCTGCCCAAACACTCTCTTTCTCTGCCTATCATGTGGACGTTGGCCTCCTCCACGGATCTCATTTTAGTTCTG ATGCTGGAATAAATAGCAACAAAGCAAGGCCAATCGATCTCAGCCCATCGCAAAAAATAATCAGAG AGTTCAAGAAGACTGAACTACGGAAATATGGAGCTCCACAAACTAGTCCAACTACAATGAAAACTAGTGTGACAG AATGGCAGGTCCTGTACACTACACAGCTAACTCAAAAATCAAAGAGGTATCATGATGGTTTCTTACGAGTCTCAGTTTGTGGATCTCTTGGGAGGCAG GTCGTGTTGTTTGATGAACACAGAAAACTCTTAGAAAGCAGCTTTCTCAAGAGAGATGTAGTAATAAGATCTGGAGAATCAATACCTTTAGATGCTCATTTGGTTGAGATTTGTGAATGCAAAGGAAATGATAGCAGTAATGATGCGAAACTAGGAATAAGGCATGAGCAGAAGCAACAATCTGAAAGTGATGGAGCTTTTGGAAAAG aaTGGCAGGTCATGTACACTACACAAGTTACTCAAAAAGCCAAGAAGTACCATGATGGTTTCTTACAACTCACAAATTCTGGAACCCTGCAGAGGCAG ATTATGTTATATGATGGAAGCAAGAAACTAATAAGTAGCAGATTCCTCAAGAAAGACGAAGTAATACAATCCGGTGAATCAATAGCATTTGATGCTCATTTGGTTGAGATTGGAGAACCTGAAGGAAACTATCAAGGCCTTATGGACTCAGATGTCCGTGTAAGCAATTCCAATATTGCTGGAAAAACAGGGCTGATGCACAGAGTGCAGAATTGTCTTAAAACCAATAAATCCTTTTTGAAAG GACAACCTCAAAAAAGTGCTTGTGCAAGGGGATATGCAGATCCAAGTTATAGCAGCTCAAACATTGATGAGACAAAATTAAGTGAGAATGTATCTGCAAACAAGCCTTTACGTGATG CTATTCAAATCCTGTCCATCCTCCAAAAACCTATTATGCAAGACAGCATTGCCACGGTGTCTATGGATAGGAACATCATGAATCCAGTTCCTAAGGAGCCTCAGAGTTCAGATTCTACTAGAAATATTCCTGAATGTAGTCAACCACAAAGGGTACCAATAGCAAATCATGGATCAAGTGAAAAACTGGATAAGAGGGAGTCAACTGAATGCATAAACATCCAAAAGTTCCCTCATCTCTATCCCAAAG CAAAATCCAGTTGTAGTGGCAGTAAATCCCCCAAGAACAGTGAAGTTGGAAACACACATGAG ACTGACTCAGACAATTTGGAATCAGCTGTTGGTTGCTCAAGTCCAATTATCCATACTTGTCAGGAGACAGTTGATATAACGAAGAATTCTGTTGAAGTCAAGATTTCAAGGGAAGCAGGTAAGTGCCCAAGTTTTAAACTTGGATTTGACTGA
- the LOC18592772 gene encoding uncharacterized protein LOC18592772 isoform X4, translated as MEEEKKRWSVTYTKHIKQKRKVYQDGFLDLHISTSKLMLYDDSEKLLECRMLRKDEVVSPAQTLSFSAYHVDVGLLHGSHFSSDAGINSNKARPIDLSPSQKIIREFKKTELRKYGAPQTSPTTMKTSVTEWQVLYTTQLTQKSKRYHDGFLRVSVCGSLGRQVVLFDEHRKLLESSFLKRDVVIRSGESIPLDAHLVEICECKGNDSSNDAKLGIRHEQKQQSESDGAFGKEWQVMYTTQVTQKAKKYHDGFLQLTNSGTLQRQIMLYDGSKKLISSRFLKKDEVIQSGESIAFDAHLVEIGEPEGNYQGLMDSDVRVSNSNIAGKTGLMHRVQNCLKTNKSFLKGQPQKSACARGYADPSYSSSNIDETKLSENVSANKPLRDAIQILSILQKPIMQDSIATVSMDRNIMNPVPKEPQSSDSTRNIPECSQPQRVPIANHGSSEKLDKRESTECINIQKFPHLYPKD; from the exons AtggaagaagagaagaagagaTGGAGCGTGACTTACACCAAGCACATCAAACAGAAGCGGAAAGTTTATCAAGACGGTTTCCTAGATCTTCACATTTCAACCAGCAAG CTGATGCTTTACGATGACTCCGAGAAGCTTCTGGAGTGCAGGATGCTGAGAAAAGATGAAGTTGTTAGCCCTGCCCAAACACTCTCTTTCTCTGCCTATCATGTGGACGTTGGCCTCCTCCACGGATCTCATTTTAGTTCTG ATGCTGGAATAAATAGCAACAAAGCAAGGCCAATCGATCTCAGCCCATCGCAAAAAATAATCAGAG AGTTCAAGAAGACTGAACTACGGAAATATGGAGCTCCACAAACTAGTCCAACTACAATGAAAACTAGTGTGACAG AATGGCAGGTCCTGTACACTACACAGCTAACTCAAAAATCAAAGAGGTATCATGATGGTTTCTTACGAGTCTCAGTTTGTGGATCTCTTGGGAGGCAG GTCGTGTTGTTTGATGAACACAGAAAACTCTTAGAAAGCAGCTTTCTCAAGAGAGATGTAGTAATAAGATCTGGAGAATCAATACCTTTAGATGCTCATTTGGTTGAGATTTGTGAATGCAAAGGAAATGATAGCAGTAATGATGCGAAACTAGGAATAAGGCATGAGCAGAAGCAACAATCTGAAAGTGATGGAGCTTTTGGAAAAG aaTGGCAGGTCATGTACACTACACAAGTTACTCAAAAAGCCAAGAAGTACCATGATGGTTTCTTACAACTCACAAATTCTGGAACCCTGCAGAGGCAG ATTATGTTATATGATGGAAGCAAGAAACTAATAAGTAGCAGATTCCTCAAGAAAGACGAAGTAATACAATCCGGTGAATCAATAGCATTTGATGCTCATTTGGTTGAGATTGGAGAACCTGAAGGAAACTATCAAGGCCTTATGGACTCAGATGTCCGTGTAAGCAATTCCAATATTGCTGGAAAAACAGGGCTGATGCACAGAGTGCAGAATTGTCTTAAAACCAATAAATCCTTTTTGAAAG GACAACCTCAAAAAAGTGCTTGTGCAAGGGGATATGCAGATCCAAGTTATAGCAGCTCAAACATTGATGAGACAAAATTAAGTGAGAATGTATCTGCAAACAAGCCTTTACGTGATG CTATTCAAATCCTGTCCATCCTCCAAAAACCTATTATGCAAGACAGCATTGCCACGGTGTCTATGGATAGGAACATCATGAATCCAGTTCCTAAGGAGCCTCAGAGTTCAGATTCTACTAGAAATATTCCTGAATGTAGTCAACCACAAAGGGTACCAATAGCAAATCATGGATCAAGTGAAAAACTGGATAAGAGGGAGTCAACTGAATGCATAAACATCCAAAAGTTCCCTCATCTCTATCCCAAAG ACTGA